The nucleotide sequence TCAATTCGCCCCGCACGTCGGCTTCGAAATTGTAGGGGCTGACCCACCACTTGCCGTCTTCAAGATGTGTCTCGCGCATATCTTTTCCTTTCAGAATCAGCTGTTAACTATTTTCAGGAGCCAGCACAAAGTCGAAGTCGACCTTGTACCAGGGGATTGTAGCGTTCTGCTCGATAGCCAAGCCATCGGGCAGCGCATCAAGATCATCGTGTCGGACGTAGTCCATGATCAAGTCTTCTCGCACACCGAATACCGCGTCGCGGTCGAGATAGGGATCACCATTGGCAAAGACCTCTGTGACCAAAGAGCGGTAGCCGTCAGCCTGCACGATGAAATGAAGATGGGACGGACGCCAGGGTGTGCGCCCAGTTGCGCGGAACAGCTCGCCCACGGGGCCATCGTCGGGCACCTTGTAGGGGGCAGGTTTGACCGTGGTGACGGCGTAGCGACCATCTGTCCCGGTCACCATGGAACAGCACAGATTGAAGTCTTCTTGCTTGGCGTCCTGACTATAGTAGAGACCGTTTTCGGCGGTTTGCCAAAGCTCGATCTTCGCACCCTCTACGAGCGCACCATCGACCCCACGAACCACGCCTTCAACCACCACCGTTGCGCCTTCGTTGTCCTGCTTCAGGTCCCCGCCGACCGGCAGCTCTGGTGCGCCTACGGAGTGAAAGGGCCCCAAGACACTCGACGAGGTGCCGTCATGTTGGGACCCGATCATATCAACCAGTGACGACATGCCCGTAACATCTGACAGCAGGACAAATTCGTTGCGTTCGTTGTCTGAAATCTGACCGGCATCAAACAGGAACTTCAAACCTCGCATCCACTCCTCATGGGTGAGTTGCGTCTCTTTGGCAAAGGCGTGAGCGTGTTCGACCATTTTGGTCAGAAGAAACAGCGTCCTTGGGTCAGTCTCCTCTCCGCAATAATCCAGAAAGGCCTGGGTGATCGTGTCCATAGAGACGTTTTTCATCTGCAGGCTCCTAGTTCAGCAGTGCCGTGGACAGCACGGGGAAGCGAATAAGAATGATCAACACACACAGCATGATCGCGGCAAATGGCAGCGCACCAAGAAACACGTCCTTTAGACTGATATCAGGTCGGTTCAGCGTGCTCTTGATGACGAAACAGGAAATACCAAGCGGCGGTGTCAGCAAACCAATCTCGGCACCAATCACCGTGACGATCCCAAACCATATGAGGCTGAGATTCATGCCTTCGATCAAGGTAATGAAGAGCGGCACGACGATCAAAATGATCGAGGCGGTGTCAAGGAGTGTGCCGAGCACGAGCATCAGCACCACGTAAATGAGCATAATCTGGAAGAAGGAAAGCTCCCAGGAGTTCAGCACCTGGTTCAGCTCGTTAGGCAATCCGGCGAAGCCCAGCATGCGACTGTAAAAGGACGCCATGGTGATCAGCAGCAGGATCGCGGCTGTGATATGCCCGGTCTCAACCAGCGTCGACCAAAAGCCCTCCCAATTGATCGACCGACGCAGAAGCGCGACGATCAATGCAAGAGACGCCCCCGCAGCGCCCGCCTCAACCGGAGTGAGCCAGCCAGTGTATATGCCGCCCAACACCATGATGATGAGCGCGACAATTGGCCAGGCCTTGGTGGCCATCTCCGACCAGCTCATTGCCGCAGTCTCATCTGCGCGAATGTCTTTCCCGATGTAGGACGGCCAAAGGCGTGCCATTGCGAAAATCGCGGCGATATATGCCGCCGTGAGGATCAGACCCGGGATGATGCCCGCAAGGAACATATGACCGACCGATTGTTCTGCCACGAATGCGTAGATGATAAGCATAGCCGATGGCGGGATGATCATGCCCAGAACCGAAGACCCGGCCACCACGCCCACGGCAAAACGCTTGTTGTAGCGAAAGCTCAACATCTCCGGCACGGAGATCTTCGTGAAGACACTGGCTGACGCGATGGAAGACCCGGTGATCGCGGCAAATACCGCATTCGCGCCCACCGTAGCCATGCCGATGCCCGCCAAAACCCGGCGGAAGGCGGAGTTCATCACCTCGTAGATATCTCGCCCCAGCCCGGCCTTTGACACGAGCAAACCCATCAGTGTGAATAGCGGGATCGTGGCGAATTCGTATTCGGTGACACCGTCACCGACGGCCACTTTGAGGAAATTGAAAGCAAGGATCGACTTCCCGGAAATGATCCAGATCGAAACGAATGAGACGAGGCCCAGGGCAATTGGGATGTAAAGGCCCAGATAGACGAGCGTCACAATGGCGACGACAGAGATCATGCCAATTTCGACAGGGCTCATTGCTCAGACCTCGCCCTGATCGACTGTGCGAGGTTCCGGATCGCCCAGAGCAGCCTTGAAGAAAAACAGGATTGCGGCCCACGCGCAGCCAAACGCGATTGCCAGCCGCGCCGGCCACCAAGGAACCGTCAGTATGCCCGGAGTGCCGAAGTAATCGCATCGGGCAAGCGCGGCCATGAAATCCGTCCAGATTGCACCTGTTGGCGCCGGGCCGAACTCAGGTTGTGAGAAGAAATGACAGCTTTCGAACGCCTCGACGAATTCCGGCCAGACCGTCCAGACGATCATGCCCATAAAAATACAAGAAATCGCGTGAATGGCGCGCTCCAGCGCCTCACCAAACTGTGGCGCACGCGCACGCATCAAACTCGGGAACCCATCAGACCGGGTAAGTCGCCCGGTGCGCACGACATCCGGGAGTTGCAGGAAAACGATGAGCACGAGGGAAAATATCACCACCTCGACCACGCCGCGAAACGGGGCGTTGAACACGCCCCGCGCGATGACATCCACGTTCATGACAGCCACCAGTGCCAGCAGGACAAATGCCCCGCTCACATTGGCGACAACCGCGACCCCCTCCACCAAGGACCTGATCTTGCGCAGCGATGCAGCGATCATCGGCTCATGAACCTCCGGGACGCGATCAGTTGGTCAGCTCGCCCGCCCAGTCGCGGAGCGGCGTCATCCCGGCTGCTTTCAGCTTGTCCATATAGGCCGCCAACATGGCCGATCCCGGACCGCCTGCGCTGTCGATTTCCTTGGCCCAGGACACCGCGATATTCGGCATGGCATCGGCCCAGGCTTGCCGCTCTTCAGCGGTCATCTCGACCACCGTTCCGCCGCCGTCCTTGTAGGCTTGCAACGATTCAGCTGCGCGATCCATCGCGACACCCGCGACATGATCGCGATACTCGATGGCAACGGCTTGGAGCACGTCCTTTACCTCGTCAGGCAGACCGGCCCAGACATCGGCGTTCACCGTCACCGTCTTGGAGTTCACGGCCCCCAAATCGGCGCGCAGCATGTAGGGCGCGACCTCGGCAATCTTAAAGGTCTTGGCAGCTTCCGGCCACAGCATTGCGGCATCAACGACACCCGTTTGCAGCATATTGTAGAAGTTCGGCAAACCGCCGCGCACACCCGCGGCACCGGGGATACCTTCCAGGTAACGCAGGTTGTAGCCCGCTCCAGCGACCTTGAGCCCTTCGAGGTCCGATAGCGAGTTAACCGGGGTCTTCGAGAACATCTGGTACGTGTCCAGAACAACCCCTGTCGCCAGATAGACTTGGTTTTCGGCGGCGAGTTCCGCGCCCATCTGCGGGAACTCCTTGGCGATCTCGTCAACCGCTTTGGCCACAACACGGGCGTCGGCGGCCACGAAAGGCGTCACCGCGGAGATGCCCTGCGACGGCAAGGCGGAGTTGTGGAATATCGTCGTCACAATTCCGATATCGCCAAGACCAAGCTTGATGCCTTCCAGCACACCGCGTGGCTTTACGATCTGGCCGCCATAGGCCTCCATCCACTCGATCTTGTAGTTGCCGGATTTTGCCAGCTCTTCGTTCACACGTGGAATAAAGAAGCCTGTGAATTCCTTAACCCACATTGCCCGTGCCGGATAGCCGTCAATGGCCGTCAGCTTGATCGTCTCTTGAGCCACTGCTGCGCTACCAAGTGCGCTCATGACCCCCATTGCAAGCCCTGTCGCCAGAGCGATACGCCGTGTCAGTTTCATTTTAGTCCTCCCAGGTTTGTGCTTAGCCGGCTTTTCGCCAGTCCTCTTTTATTTCGGTGCCTGCCTGCCGAAACAGTTTCGACAGGGGGCAATATTTCGCGACCTCTTGGGCAACGCTGTCCAACTCGTCCTGTGTTGCCGGGCCGTCTGCGACAACCGTGAGCTCAATTGCCTCGAACGGTACGTCTATCTCTTCAGCCAGCGTCACACCCAAACGATTGAATGTGCACTGCGCCGAAATCTTCAGATGGCCGATATCCACGCCCAATTTCTTGGCGCATTTATGGCCGATGACATTTGTGCAGCCGATCAGCGCGGACAGCGCCGTGTCGGTGGGCGTGAACCCCTTGTTGGAGCCGCCCCGCTCATTCGGTTCATCAATCATCTGCGTCAAGTCGCGCACCGAGACTTCGGAAAGCGAGTGTGACGGGCAGTCAGCACTGGCCGAAAGCGTGACGGTGGTTTTCATCTTGATGCCCATAACCTGCTCCCTCAGATAATCTCGCAGAAGTCATCGAACTCAAGACGGGGCAAACGTTGGAACAGCGCCGTTTCGTCAGCATATCCGACATTGCACAGAAAATTCGATTTGAGCGACGTGCCCGCGAAGAACTCGGAATCCACGACATCATTCGCAAAGCCCGAAATGGCCCCGACGTCTAACCCCAGAGCGCGAGCTGCTATCATGAAATACGCGCCTTGCAGGGTCGAGTTCCGAAACGCCGTATCTTCGATGTGGCGGGCCTTACCCTCGAACATCGGCCTGCGATCCTCGTGCGGAAACAGCTGCGGCAGTTTCTGCCAGAAATCCAGATCGTAGGCGATAATGGCCGTGACCGGCGCCCCCATAACCTTTGGAACATTCGCAGGCTTCAACGCCTTTGCCAATCGATCCTTGCCCTCCCGCGAGCGCACGAAAACAAAGCGCGCAGGGCAGCTATTCATGCTGGTCGGGCCCATGCGGGCAATGTCGTAAATCTGGTGAAGTACATCATCCTGAACCGGTTCGTCGGTCCAGGCGTAATGAGACCGGGCCCCGGTCAAGATGAGGTCGATTTGATCCTGCGACAAAGTTGTCAGCCGCTTGCGCAGATCACGGACCGCATTTTGCGCATCACTTCGTACGTTTTCTACCATCTTGTCCAAAGCGGTGCCCCCCTCACGCTGCGCATCAGATAATCGTTATTTTCGACCAGAGTCTAATAAAATCGATTTTATGGGTTGTTAGGTCCCCGAACGCAAGTAGGGTCGGAATGAGAGAGGGAGGAATCTTGTATGCCAGCTTGGGAAGAATACAAATCGCAGGCGAAGTCTCGTGGTGCTTTGGCCATGGAACTCTTTGTCGTTCACAGTACGCCGGGTCGCGACATGGATCTTGTAAAGGCCACGCTGCCTGACCATTTGGCCTACCAAAAGCAGATAGAAGCGCAGGGCGTGCTGTTCCTTGCTGGTCCCGTATCAGATGCGACCGGGGAAGAAATGCAGGCGCAAGGCATGATGATTTATCGTGCACGCGATATGGCAGCTGCCCGGGCATTTGCTGAGGCCGATCCGATGCATTCCGCCGGTGCCCGATCCTTCGAAATAAGAAAATGGCTCGTAAACGAAGGCAGCATAAACGTCTCGGTTGCGCTCTCGGGGCAGTCCGCCGAATTTAGTTGAAACGCGACAGACCTGTCCTGAAGTTCTCACCCAAACGCGGAGATCATCCGATCAGACATGGCGGCAGAATCCAAACCTGACCACGACACCGATGTCGTCATAATTGGCGCAGGACCTGTCGGTCTTCTATTGTCAATATTGCTCGGACGCGCCGGAACATCGGTCACCGTCTACGACAAGTGGCCGGAAATCTACGATCGGCCACGTGCGGTGACCATGGACGCAGAGGTTGCCCGCATCCTCGCGACGCTTGGGATCGACGTGGACAACGACCCCGGCTTCCAAAACCACAAAGAGCTTTACTACTGGAAAAACGCCGACCTCGAAAATCTTCAGATCGTGGATTGGGAAAGCCTCGCACCCTGCGGCTGGCACGTCACGTATTGGTTCAACCAACCCGAACTTGAAGCGCGACTTATGGACATGGCCCAAGCGTTGCCAACCGTCAGCATCGAGCGGGGCTGGACAGCCGTTGACCTCGTCCAATCCGAGACATCCGCACGCGTGACGCTGGTAGACACGGCCAAGGGGCAGTCCCGCCGCGAGCATGACGCCAGGTTCCTGGTGGGCGCAGATGGCGCAAACAGCTTTGTCCGCGAGGCTCTTGGCCTGAAAACGGTCGACAAGGGCTATTTCTTCGACTGGCTGATCCTCGACATGATCCCGCCCAAGGATTTTGTTGTCTCTCCCGCGCAATGGCAGCTTTGCGACCCGAGGCGACCGACGACAATCGTGCCGGGCGGTCCCGGGCGGCGGCGATGGGAGTTCATGGTTCTCCCTGACGAAAACAGCGAGGATATTGCAAAGCCCGAGACGGCCTGGCGTTTGATGGAGCCTTGGGGGCTGACGCCGCAAAATTCCGAGCTGGAGCGCAGTGCCGTCTACCGGTTTCAAGCCAAATGGAGCGAACATTGGATCTCTGGCCGCTGCATGATTGCAGGCGATGCGGCACACCTGATGCCACCCTTTGCAGGTGAAGGCATGTGTGCGGGGCTTCGCGATGCCGTTGCCTTGGGATGGCGGCTGAACGCGGTTCTCAAAGGCCCCCTCGGACAGGGCGTTTTTCAGAGCTACGAGAGCGAACGAATTGCGCACGCCAAACACTACATCCAATTCAGCCAGGACTTGGGAAACATCATCTGCATCGCCGATGCCGAACAGGCGAAAGAGCGGGACGCGCGAATGAAGGCCGACCTCGCGGCGCGCAACTTCGAACCGATTACCGGCGATCTGGTGAAGCTGGGGGCGGGCCTTTGGTGCGACGATGCGCAGGGCGCGGGCGAGCTGTCGCCGCAAGGCCGCGTCCGCTTCAAAGCCCGTGAAGACCGGTTTGATCAGGCCGTTGGCCAAGGATGGTTCATCCTGGGGCTAAATACGCCAACTGAAAACCTTCTACGTCCCGACCAGTCGGTGCTGTTTGCAAAACTGGGTGGGCGTGTGTTGTCTGTCGGCCCTTCGGCGGCCACCAATGACGTGATCGCGCTCGACAGCGCCTATGCCAACTGGAGCGCCGAGACGGGCGCCAGCTTCGCAATCATCCGACCTGATTTCTACGTCGCGGCGACGGCGGCAACACCCGAGACGCTACGGGCGTGCTTTGATACGCTCACCGTTCGGTTGGGGCTCACCTAGGGAAGCGGCTCCTTGAGATGTGGCGGCATGGTGAGACCTGCGCCTTCAACCTCTTCCTCGTCAAGATAGGCTATGTAGATGCCCGGAGGCTCCCGCGCCTCTGACATCCGTTGGATGACATCCGGGGTGCGGGTAATACGGTTATGGTGCTTGCGCGCCCACTCGAAATGCAGCGATTTGAGCCGCTTAATCTGATCGGCATGATCAGGACTTGCACCAAGATCTTGCACTTCGTCGGGATCATTCTCGAGATCAAAAAGCATGGGGCGCATGGTTTCCACGTGCACGTATTTCCAGCGACCGTCGAACACCATCACCATTCGCGCATCGCTTTCATCCACATTGACGGCGCTACGTGCATCGCGAGTTGAATAGTCATATTCCGAAACGCAATAGCTGCGCCAAGTCACCTCTTCGCCATGGAGCAGCGGCGACAAAGATCGGCCTTCGTATATGTGCGGCTTCGCTGGCCCGCCCATCAAATCCTGGAAGGTCGGGGCGAGATCAATCCCTTCGACCAGCGCATCGGTCGATGTTCCACGGGTCGCGTCTGCCGCCGAACGCGGATCATAGACGATGAGCGGAACGCGGGCGGAGCAGTCATAAAACAGGTCCTTCTCGCCCAGCCAGTGATCGCCCATATTGTCACCGTGATCGGAGCAGAAGACGACCATTGTGTCCTCCATCCGGCCGCTCTCTTCCAGATAGGCAAAGAGCCGGCCCATGTTGTCGTCAAGCTCCTTGATTAGCCCCATGTAGACAGGGGCAACGGTGTCTCGCACCTCGTCGCGTGAGAATGACTGGCAGATTCTGGTCTTCTCCCACCCCTGCATCAAAGGGTGTTCGTGTTCGCCTTCGCGGCGGTTCACCGGGGGCACATCATCCGCGGCATACATGTCGTTATATGGCGCGGGCGCAAGGTAGGGCCAATGCGGCTTAATATAGCTGAGATGGCAGAGCCATGGCGCATCTCCCCGACTTTCGATGAACTCGATCCCGCGTGTCGTGAGCCAGGCTGTTTCCGAATGTTCCTTCGGAACGCGCGCGGCCAGCGGCGCAGTCTCAAGCAGCCAGCCTGATTTCTTCTCGCCATCCGCGCCAATCGCGGTATTCGCCCATTCCTCCCACGGTGTATCGCCGCCCATCCCGTGATCGCGCAAATATTGCTCGTAATCTTCGGCGTGGCGGTTCTTGTCATTGGCCGCATTTGTCCCGTCATCGCGGACAAAAACCTCAAATCCGCATTCGCTTACAAGAGCGCCAATCGTGCTTTCCGGTTCAATACCAAGCCGCTTCATTCCGTCTATATCGGGGCGCATGTGGGTTTTTCCGACCAAATGGCTTGTGACGCCAATTTCCCGCAGATGGTCACCAAGAGTGGGCTCACCCACACGCAGGGGAAATCCGTTCCAGGTCGCCCCGTGGCTGCGAACATAACGCCCGGTATAAAAGCTCATCCGGCTGGGGCCACAGATCGGCGATTGCACATAGGCCCGATCAAAGCGCACCCCTTTGGCTGCCAGTGCATCGATGTTGGGGGTGTCGATATGGTTCGCTCCGTAACAGCTCAGGTAGTCCCACCGAAGCTGATCCGCCATGATCCAAAGTACGTTCATCTTGTCTTTCCTGCCGTGGCCTTAGCGGGGCGCCATGTAGAGGTCTTCGCGTTTCAAAATCTCGATATTCTCCGCCTCACGCGCCATTGCACGCTGAACGGCCGGACGGAGTTCCATCATTGCGTGATGACGTTGAATGTTCGGAAAGGCCTCGACATCAAAGCCAACTCCGGTGATGCGGCCCCAGACCCAAAAGAGATATCCATCCACCACGGACCAATGATCGCCATACCACCATGGCCCATCCTCAAGCCGTGCATTGATCATTTTCATGATCTTGCGCATCTCCTCGACGGCCTTTGGCCGCACGATTTCGAAGGACAGCGGAGCATCCGGGATCATTTTCATCGGCATCGCGATCCGCGTGACTACAGGGTGAACCGTCCCGGCAAAGAACGCCAGATCGGCTGTCTGCATTACCTTTTCCAAAGGATCTGAAACTTCTGGCAGCAGTTTGGCCTCCGGGAATTGTCCAGCAAGCCAACTGAGGATCGCAACATTTTCGGTCAGCGGCGCACCATCAATGAGCAGCGTCGGCACCTTGCCTTTTGGATTGACCTTGAGAAACTCAGCAGAGTTTTGCTGGTTTGCGGCTGTTCGGATTAGCGAGGTCTCAAAAGGCGCCCCAATCTCTTCCAAGGCGATTGTTGGCACCCGCGCACAGGTATTGGGGGCAACAAAAAGCTTCAACTCTGGCATTGCACGGCTTCCCGATCTGGCTACTAATGGCATCACAGCCAAAAAATCGATATTTTGGCCGCAAGGGAGATACTAAACAGGTCAGAGAGAACCTGTCACGGCCAAAAAATAGCATCATCTGGGAGGAATATTGATGTCACGTACGGTACTTGCAGCGCTCACAGCTGCGGCGTGTTTGGGAACTAGCGCGTTTGCACAAGGGATTCTGACGGCGGAGACCGCCGCACCAAACACAACGCCCGGTATATCGATCATTTCTTTGTCGGAAGCCGCCGCGAAAGCAGGAATCGCAGATATCCAGGTTTCCGCCGGCCAGACGCTGACAAACTCCGTTCAGAATGTTGCCGAAGGCAAGTCGGACATTGCGGCTGCCCCATTCATTCTCCCGTTCCTGATGTCGCGCGGCGTGGGTCCATATGCAGGTCTTGGCGCTGAGGCAGGTGGCGATTTGGCCAAAAATCTTGCCGTGCTGTACACATACCGTATCTCTGTGCAGGGCCTGTACGCCTATGACAGCGCCGGTATCAGCGGCTGGGACGGGCTTGAAGGGAAGACGATCTACAATGGCCCACCTCGGGGGGCTGCTCTGACCAATGCGCGTCTTTTGATAAAGACCGTCACGGGCCTTGAGGAAGGCAGCGGCTACTCCGGTGTGCAAGTGAACTGGGGTCAGGCGGTTAAGACCATTCAGGACGGCTCTGCCGACGCTTTTGTCCTGCCGCAAGCCTTCCCTGACAGCCGGGTAACGGCCGCTTTGGCTTCGGGCAACATGACCGTTTTTTCAATGCCAAAGGACAAGTTCGACAGCGAGGCTTTCGGGAAAGTAACCAACCTGCCCGGTACCGTCGCCTTCACAATGCCGGTGGCTGACATGGGTTACGGTGAAAATGTCACGGTCGTGTCTGAAGATGACACCTTTCGAGGCCCGGGCACCGTTGGTGGTGACATCGTGAATGTGGATATGGACTTTGACACGGCCAAAGCTCTCACAGCGGCGTTCATCGAAAGTATCGAAACCATCTATCATGCCAAATCGTCCTTCATGCCATCAGCCTGGCACGGGGAGACCGACATCGCATTGACAGATATGTGCGGCAACAATCCGATGAAGTATCATCCGGGCGCGGTCGCGGCCTGGGAAGACGCTGGATACACCCTTCCCGATTGCGCAAAATAAGCACCTGACATGCAGGCCAGAAGAGGTTCCCGTTCGCTCGCCTATATTTGGCATTCATAATGTCCGATACGGCGACTGATCAAAACGATCGCGGCGGAAGGGGGACCCGGCTGCTGTATGCTTTGTCGCTATTGTTGGTTGTCATTGGGCTTGCGAATTCAACACCAGGCATTCCAGGCTACGACGATCTAGCGGCCACCCTTTTGGGGCAAGACTGGGCGCGTCTGCGCAAGTTCCCGACCGAGTGGTTCTATCCACTGGTCTTCGCCCTGATGATGAGCGTGGTGGTGCTCAAACACTCCATCTGGCGCGATTGGCGAGACAGGTCCGCATCATTGCGCGCCTTTGGTTTCGCGCTTGATGTCGCACTGATTGTCATGGCGGCCACGATTTCTTTGACCTACCTCATCGAGATCGAATCCGTCTGCCTGATCGACCAATTGAACGGAGACCGGGCCCGCCTGATCGCTCAAAGCCTTGAGGCGGCAGCAGCGTTCAACGAAAGCCTCGGGCTTCCAGCTCCCAAGACCGTCGAAGACCCTCAATGCGTCAACACCACAGGAGGCTGGCTTGTGCTGATTGTCGGGCTCGCCGTCGTGGTTTTCCTTTCCTACAACATAAAGGTGTGGGGATTGCCTCTTGTTCTCGTTGCAATCCTCGTGGCGAGCTACACGATCCTCACCGTGTTGGTTTGGTATTTCTACGGTGCCGACGACATCAACAAATACCTCGTTACCAAACTCGCCGGTGAGCCGCGCATGCTTTCCGATGGCCGCCCTCGTGTTCACGATGTGCTGGTGAACAATTCTTCCGGATTTCTGGGCCGGTTCATGGATATCGTACTGAACACGATCTTTCCCTACCTGGTTCTTGGAGCCCTGTTCGGGAGCTCTGCCGGGGGGCGTTCTCTTATCAAATTGGCTTTCCGCTGGACGCGCAACCTGCGCGGCGGGCCTGCCCATGCTGCAATTGTGTCCTCGGCCATGTTTGGCACGATTTCCGGCGGGCCTATTGTGAATGTCTTGTCTACAGGAGTTTTGACCATCCCGATGATGGTGAAGCGCGGATTTTCGAAAGTATTCGCCGGAGGGGTCGAGGCGGCGGCATCTTCGGGCGGATCTATCATGCCACCGGTTATGGGAGTAGCAGCCTTCGTTTTGGCTTCGCTGACATCCGTCCCCTATTCCAGCGTGATCATTGCGGCCATTATTCCGGCACTTGCCTATTTCTTCTGCCTGTTCCTGTCGGCGGCCTTTCAATCCCGCAAGCAAAGCATCACGGCCATCGGCGAAATAACCGATGACATGATACTCGACCGCCAGGACTACCTAAACTTGTGCATGGTCTTCGGCCCAATCCTATTGATCCTGACCCTGCTTTTGATCCCTAAGGACGCGGTCGGCTGCGGCATGTTCGGCGCTATCTTGGGTGCTGAGCGTGACTTCGCCAACGGGGCATGTTCGGTTCAAAGCCTAAGCTGGGTGCTGCAAACCGTGCAGAACGCTTCGGGCTCTGCGGGTGCGGCAGGTTGGTGGGCCGTCATGTTTCTGTTGGTGCTTCTGTTTCTGGACCCGCAAATCCGCGCGACACCGAGCAAAATCATAGACGCGCTGTCGCAGGCCGGGGTGCTGATTTCGACGCTTTACCTGATGTTCCTCGCGGTCTCGATCATCGATTTTTGCCTGTCGTTCACAGGGTTGCCGGTCTTCTTGTCACTGGACGTGTTGTCCTGGCTCAACAGTCTAAATCTTGGCGGCGGTGGATCCTATGTCTCGCAATTCGCGGCACTCTTGCTGACGATGATCCTGGCTGTGCTTCTCGGCATGGGGATGCCGGCGGTCCCGGCCTATATCAACGCGGCGCTGCTCATGAGCCCCGTTCTTGCAGGATTGGGGCTTTCGCTGTTCACAGCGCATATGTTCATTTTCTACTTTGCCGTGGCCAGCGCCATAACACCGCCCGTAGCACTTGCAGCATTCGCTGCTGCCTCAATCACCAAGTCAGAACCGATGGCAACGGGCTTCTCTGCGGTAAAATCTGGGATCGTTATGTTCGTCGTGCCTTTCATCTTCGCCTTCTATCCCGAGCTTTTGCTCATTCAGGATGCTGTGATTGATCCGCAATCACCTACGGGAGCGTATCTTGCGGGCTACGACGGACGTGTCCATCTTGCCGCTTTGGCCGGTTTGCTGGGCAGGCTCGCTGTGGCGTTGTACCTGATTTCGTCCGCCTTGGCCGCGTTTGACCGCGCGCCCTTGGCATATTGGGAAATCGCCGTCCGGCTGGCATTGGCGGCCCTGCTGCTGGCCAAACCCGAGCTCATTTGGATTTCGGCATTGCTTGCCAGTTTGGCCTTGTTAGCGGTTCATGCGATGCGCAGCCAACATAAGGTCGTGTCTTAAACGCCGCTTGAAGGGCCGGGCATTGTTGCAAATGCGATCCACCGGGCTGCCCCGTTCAGTAGTTCCAAAGCGTGCCGTCCTCCAGGCGCACAACCGGATGGCTCCCCGG is from uncultured Litoreibacter sp. and encodes:
- a CDS encoding alkaline phosphatase family protein encodes the protein MNVLWIMADQLRWDYLSCYGANHIDTPNIDALAAKGVRFDRAYVQSPICGPSRMSFYTGRYVRSHGATWNGFPLRVGEPTLGDHLREIGVTSHLVGKTHMRPDIDGMKRLGIEPESTIGALVSECGFEVFVRDDGTNAANDKNRHAEDYEQYLRDHGMGGDTPWEEWANTAIGADGEKKSGWLLETAPLAARVPKEHSETAWLTTRGIEFIESRGDAPWLCHLSYIKPHWPYLAPAPYNDMYAADDVPPVNRREGEHEHPLMQGWEKTRICQSFSRDEVRDTVAPVYMGLIKELDDNMGRLFAYLEESGRMEDTMVVFCSDHGDNMGDHWLGEKDLFYDCSARVPLIVYDPRSAADATRGTSTDALVEGIDLAPTFQDLMGGPAKPHIYEGRSLSPLLHGEEVTWRSYCVSEYDYSTRDARSAVNVDESDARMVMVFDGRWKYVHVETMRPMLFDLENDPDEVQDLGASPDHADQIKRLKSLHFEWARKHHNRITRTPDVIQRMSEAREPPGIYIAYLDEEEVEGAGLTMPPHLKEPLP
- a CDS encoding glutathione S-transferase family protein yields the protein MPELKLFVAPNTCARVPTIALEEIGAPFETSLIRTAANQQNSAEFLKVNPKGKVPTLLIDGAPLTENVAILSWLAGQFPEAKLLPEVSDPLEKVMQTADLAFFAGTVHPVVTRIAMPMKMIPDAPLSFEIVRPKAVEEMRKIMKMINARLEDGPWWYGDHWSVVDGYLFWVWGRITGVGFDVEAFPNIQRHHAMMELRPAVQRAMAREAENIEILKREDLYMAPR
- a CDS encoding TAXI family TRAP transporter solute-binding subunit — translated: MSRTVLAALTAAACLGTSAFAQGILTAETAAPNTTPGISIISLSEAAAKAGIADIQVSAGQTLTNSVQNVAEGKSDIAAAPFILPFLMSRGVGPYAGLGAEAGGDLAKNLAVLYTYRISVQGLYAYDSAGISGWDGLEGKTIYNGPPRGAALTNARLLIKTVTGLEEGSGYSGVQVNWGQAVKTIQDGSADAFVLPQAFPDSRVTAALASGNMTVFSMPKDKFDSEAFGKVTNLPGTVAFTMPVADMGYGENVTVVSEDDTFRGPGTVGGDIVNVDMDFDTAKALTAAFIESIETIYHAKSSFMPSAWHGETDIALTDMCGNNPMKYHPGAVAAWEDAGYTLPDCAK
- a CDS encoding TRAP transporter fused permease subunit, which translates into the protein MSDTATDQNDRGGRGTRLLYALSLLLVVIGLANSTPGIPGYDDLAATLLGQDWARLRKFPTEWFYPLVFALMMSVVVLKHSIWRDWRDRSASLRAFGFALDVALIVMAATISLTYLIEIESVCLIDQLNGDRARLIAQSLEAAAAFNESLGLPAPKTVEDPQCVNTTGGWLVLIVGLAVVVFLSYNIKVWGLPLVLVAILVASYTILTVLVWYFYGADDINKYLVTKLAGEPRMLSDGRPRVHDVLVNNSSGFLGRFMDIVLNTIFPYLVLGALFGSSAGGRSLIKLAFRWTRNLRGGPAHAAIVSSAMFGTISGGPIVNVLSTGVLTIPMMVKRGFSKVFAGGVEAAASSGGSIMPPVMGVAAFVLASLTSVPYSSVIIAAIIPALAYFFCLFLSAAFQSRKQSITAIGEITDDMILDRQDYLNLCMVFGPILLILTLLLIPKDAVGCGMFGAILGAERDFANGACSVQSLSWVLQTVQNASGSAGAAGWWAVMFLLVLLFLDPQIRATPSKIIDALSQAGVLISTLYLMFLAVSIIDFCLSFTGLPVFLSLDVLSWLNSLNLGGGGSYVSQFAALLLTMILAVLLGMGMPAVPAYINAALLMSPVLAGLGLSLFTAHMFIFYFAVASAITPPVALAAFAAASITKSEPMATGFSAVKSGIVMFVVPFIFAFYPELLLIQDAVIDPQSPTGAYLAGYDGRVHLAALAGLLGRLAVALYLISSALAAFDRAPLAYWEIAVRLALAALLLAKPELIWISALLASLALLAVHAMRSQHKVVS